agtcaaataatgTATTTGCATGTCCTGCCTCAACATGTTATGACTTAATTATCATTTATGTCTGGTTCTAAAATGATACTCAGTGTGACTTTATTGTCTTGACAGGCTGTGTGCTGCGAGGATAAGTTGCATTGCTGTCCTGAAGGGAGCATGTGTGATGTTGAACATACCAAATGTATTTCATTATCAACCAGAAAAGAGCTGCCAATGTGGGCCAAACTCCCTGCCAGACTAAGGGCAGACTGGGAGAACCAGAAAAGTAAGAAAATTTTCATCTCTCTGGAAACAACAACAAGATGCTTCCTGATTCTGGTTTATCATTTTCTAAGACTGTACCTGATCTTCCACAGATGAACAAGTGACTGCGCAGGCAATTGATAATGGTGGATCAGGAAAAACCTACAAAGCCACCACAGTGAATAAACTTCCTTTTTCAGAGAAGGAAGTATCTGAGTTATCTGTCACTAAGGCAGCTGGTGGTAAGATCTTAATCATGTATGAAGATATGTAGCACAAAAAAGCTATGTACAAACAGTACACCaaaaaataaagtagaaaaGTATCACAAATGTGTCACAAGTCCAAAGTTGTGCACCAAATGCATAGTAGATGCTTTTGATCCACCAGTCAGGTTAAAAATCTTGTAGTTTATGGTCCGAACTCACTAACAAAATTTTCTTTAGGCAGATAATTTGGTTGTTACAGAATTTCCTGTTATGACAAGAAAAAACATATGCTGTGGTAAAAGCTTGTTGAGTAAAGTTACCAGTGACTGTCAGCTAATACCACCAGCAATGTATCATATTTTGGTAATCAGATAAAAGAAGTTTATAGGATTTATCAAACGCAACGGTATGACCTGTGTGCTTCTGCTTGTATGAATATGTTACAATACTGGCTACctcaattttaattttactcTGTTTTTTGCTACATTAATGTTGACAGCAATACTGTTTGTAGTTTTTCGTATTCAATTCAGTTATACTTTTTCACTTAATAAGGGCAAATTCCAGCAGGTGTGGCGTGTCTGCACAAAATTAACTATTGATAATTTTTCAAGGCAATGATGTTCCATGCAATGAAACAGTAGGCTGTCCAGATGGCACCACATGTTGTAAAACCAAAGATGGCCAATGGGCCTGCTGTCCTCTACCAGAGGTAAACATTCTGTCTGTCAATTTCCTTTAACCActctttaaatattgaaaacttttaatgtgaaaggtgtTTTCAATGACTGATTTCCTATCTGTCTGACCATGCGATTCCCAGGCTGTTTGTTGTGAAGACTTCATACACTGCTGTCCAAAGGGTAAAACATGTAACTTGACTGCCCAGACCTGTGAAGACGGCACAAGCTCTGTGCCCTGGCTGGAGAAGGTACCCACAATTCCCAGGCTGGGTGTTCGGGCAGGGGATGTTCAATGTGACTCCACTGCCAGTTGTCCAGATGGCACCACATGTTGTAAAACCAAAGACGGCCAATGGGCCTGCTGTCCCCTACCAGAGGTAAACATTCTGTCTGTCAAATTCCTTTAACCActctttaaatattgaaaacttttaatgtgaaaggtgtTTTCAATGACTGATTTCCTATCTGTCTGATCATGCGATTCCCAGGCTGTTTGTTGTGAAGACTTCATACACTGCTGTCCAAAGGGTAAAAAATGTAACTTGACTGCCCAGACCTGTGAGGACGGCACAAGCTCTGTGCCCTGGCTGGAGAAGGTACCCACAATTCCCAGGCTGGGTGTTCGGGCAGGGGATGTTCAATGTGACTCCACTGCCAGTTGTCCAGATGGCACCACATGTTGTAAAACCAAAGACGGCCAATGGGCCTGCTGTCCTCTACCAGAGGTAAACATTCTGTCTGTCAAATTCCTTTAACCActctttaaatattgaaaacttttaatgtgaaaggtgtTTTCCATGACTGATTTCCTATCTGTCTGATCATGCGATTCCCAGGCTGTTTGTTGTGAAGACTTCATACACTGCTGTCCAAAGGGTAAAAAATGTAACTTGACTGCCCAGACCTGTGAAGACAGCACAAGCTCTGTGCCCTGGTTGGAGAAGGTACCCACAATTCCCAGGCAGGGTGTTCGGGCAGGGGATGTTCAATGTGACTCCACTGCCAGTTGTCCAGATGGCACCACATGTTGTAAAACCAAAGACGGCCAATGGGCCTGCTGTCCTCTACCAGAGGTAAACATTCTGTCTGTCAAATTCCTTTAACCActctttaaatattgaaaacttttaatgtgaaaggtgtTTTCCATGACTGATTTCCTATCTGTCTGATCATGCGATTCCCAGGCTGTTTGTTGTGAAGACTTCATACACTGCTGTCCAAAGGGTAAAAAATGTAACTTGACTGCCCAGACCTGTGAAGACAGCACAAGCTCTGTGCCCTGGCTGGAGAAGGTACCCACAATTCCCAGGCTGGGTGTTCGGGCAGGGGATGTTCAATGTGACTCCACTGCCAGTTGTCCAGATGGCACCACATGTTGTAAAACCAAAGACGGCCAATGGGCCTGCTGTCCTCTACCAGAGGTAAACATTCTGTCTGTCAAATTCCTTTAACCActctttaaatattgaaaacttttaatgtgaaaggtgtTTTCCATGACTGATTTCCTATCTGTCTGATCATGCGATTCCCAGGCTGTTTGTTGTGAAGACTTCATACACTGCTGTCCAAAGGGTAAAAAATGTAACTTGACTGCCCAGACCTGTGAAGACAGCACAAGCTCTGTGCCCTGGCTGGAGAAGGTACCCACAATTCCCAGGCTGGGTGTTCGGGCAGGGGATGTTCAATGTGACTCCACTGCCAGTTGTCCAGATGGCACCACATGTTGTAAAACCAAAGACGGCCAATGGGCCTGCTGTCCCCTACCAGAGGTAAACATTCTGTCTGTCAAATTCCTTTAACCActctttaaatattgaaaacttttaatgtgaaaggtgtTTTCAATGACTGATTTCCTATCTGTCTGATCATGCGATTCCCAGGCTGTTTGTTGTGAAGACTTCATACACTGCTGTCCAAAGGGTAAAAAATGTAACTTGACTGCCCAGACCTGTGAGGACGGCACAAGCTCTGTGCCCTGGCTAGAGAAGGTACCCACAATTCCCAGGCAGGGTGTTCGGGCAGGGGATGTTCAATGTGACTCCACTGCCAGTTGTCCAGATGGCACCACATGTTGTAAAACCAAAGACGGCCAATGGGCCTGCTGTCCTCTACCAGAGGTAAACATTCTGTCTGTCAAATTCCTTTAACCActctttaaatattgaaaacttttaatgtgaaaggtgtTTTCAATGACTGATTTCCTATCTGTCTGATCATGCGATTCCCAGGCTGTTTGTTGTGAAGACTTCATACACTGCTGTCCAAAGGGTAAAAAATGTAACTTGACTGCCCAGACCTGTGAAGACGGCACAAGTTCTGTGCCCTGGCTGGAGAAGGTACCCACAATTCCCAGGCAGGGTGTTCGGGCAGGGGATGTTCAATGTGACTCCACTGCCAGTTGTCCAGATGGCACCACATGTTGTAAAACCAAAGACGGCCAATGGGCCTGCTGTCCTCTACCAGAGGTAAACATTCTGTCTGTCAAATTCCTTTAACCActctttaaatattgaaaacttttaatgtgaaaggtgtTTTCAATGACTGATTTCCTATCTGTCTGATCATGCGATTCCCAGGCTGTTTGTTGTGAAGACTTCATACACTGCTGTCCAAAGGGCAAAAAATGTAACTTGACTGCCCAGACCTGTGAGGACGGCACAAGCTCTGTGCCCTGGTTGGAGAAGGTACCCACAATTCCCAGGCAGGGTGTTCGGGCAGGGGATGTTCAATGTGACTCCACTGCCAGTTGTCCAGATGGCACCACATGTTGTAAAACCAAAGACGGCCAATGGGCCTGCTGTCCTCTACCAGAGGTAAACATTCTGTCTGTCAATTTCCTTTAACCActctttaaatattgaaaacttttaatgtgaaaggtgtTTTCCATGACTGATTTCCTATCTGTCTGATCATGCGATTCCCAGGCTGTTTGTTGTGAAGACTTCATACACTGCTGTCCAAAGGGTAAAAAATGTAACTTGACTGCCCAGACCTGTGAAGACGGCACAAGCTCTGAGCCCTGGCTGGAGAAGGTACCCACAATTCCCAGGCAGGGTGTTCGGGCAGGGGATGTTCAATGTGACTCCACTGCCAGTTGTCCAGATGGCACTACATGTTGTAAAACCAAAGACGGCCAATGGGCCTGCTGTCCTCTACCAGAGGTAAACATTCTGTCTGTCAAATTCCTTTAACCActctttaaatattgaaaacttttaatgtgaaaggtgtTTTCAATGACTGATTTCCTATCTGTCTGATCATGCAATTCCCAGGCTGTTTGTTGTGAAGACTTCATACACTGCTGTCCAAAGGGTAAAAAATGTAACTTGACTGCCCAGACCTGTGAAGACGGCACAAGCTCTGAGCCCTGGCTGGAGAAGGTACCCACAATTCCCAGGCTGGGTGTTCGGGCAGGGGATGTTCAATGTGACTCCACTGCCAGTTGTCCAGATGGCACTACATGTTGTAAAACCAAAGACGGCCAATGGGCCTGCTGTCCTCTACCAGAGGTAAACATTCTGTCTGTCAATTTCCTTTAACCActctttaaatattgaaaacttttaatgtgaaaggtgtTTTCAATGACTCATTCATATGAAAAATGATTAGAATTATTTTGTAAACTTACTGTAAATTTGAAGCTACAACTTCTATATTCTTATGATTGGGACTGAAAGAATTTCTTTTTATGAAAGGCGGTCTGTTGTGATGACCATGAACACTGCTGCCCTTCTGGCACCATCTGTGATCTGTCCAGCCTCAAGTGTATGAACTCCTCAGGCACAACACCCATGAAATTGAAGGTACCAGCATTTGCCACAGCAGCACCCACGACGGTGGCCACTACAACTGAAGGTCAAGTCACAAGCATAATGCAAACAGTGGAGGGGGAGCCTGACGAGAAGGAGAATAAAGAAGTGGAGGGGAGGATTCAATGCGACGACCACACCAGCTGCCCTCAGCACACCACCTGCTGCTACATGTCCTCGGCTCAGAAGTGGGGCTGTTGCCCCCTTCCACATGTGAGCACCTTCAAATTTTCATCGACCTCTGgttacttttattctgaaatttcTGATTGAAATGTATGACTGTAAGGTGTAGGTTTGGTTTTCCTGACAACAGTCCAATATATTTTAGAACAGAACATATCATAGACCATCAACCTTTGTAATGAGTTGTACATGTGACAACACATCATGAGATATGTGACATCAGTTAAGTACCTTTAGGAAAGTATCTAATATGTTGGACACTGAAAAGCATTTTTATGGTAGCATCATTAAGGAATGCAGTCTGGCAACCATTGTTGATGTAAATGCTGGAAAGGTTTAACTCATTCGTCACTTAAGGAAACTTGTTGTCCCCCAAAAAAGAATTATTACCCATTATGGTCTCGAATCCATGAACGTAAATTTGCTACACTGAGTTTGTAGCAAAGTATTGTGACTTTTAAATAATTAAGTAATTGTAAGAGGGTTTTGAAatcatgtctgttttgtttaagCATGAAGATGAATCAGAATTTTATTTGCTACGTGAATTTCTACTGCAGCTTCTTTGTAAAGACTCAACTCACCTGACATGATAGTCAAATGACACAAACAAGATTTTAGACAGTGTCTGTCCAAAACGTATCGTTTCCTTGAGAATATTTTTACAGCCcacatgtttttcattattctaGGTTTATCCTGTTCACTAACGATGAATGAGgaactgaaaaatatgtttgatgATATGAAACTAgcacttcactttcacttcttCCCAGGCGGTGTGCTGCGCTGATGGCAACCACTGCTGTCCCACCTCCTACAAGTGTGATGAGCTCAGGACCTCGTGTGTCAAAGAAGAAGTGGTGATCCCATGGTACACTAAGCTCCCAGCCACCACCAGCGTCCAGCCTCAACCCAGCTCTGTGCAGTGTGACGGTCTGAATCAGTGTCCTGAACacaccagctgctgcaggctcttCACGGGAGAGTGGGGCTGCTGTCCACTACAAAATGTGAgcattgtgtgtgcgtgtgtgtgtgagagagagcagctgctatgatatgaaaatataaaatgcactATCAGTAGTCATCATAATCGTCAAATTTGCTTAGTAAAATATGGAACATCATTTACACCTTCTGCATGCTGTGTCTGCAGGCTGTCTGCTGTCCTGATAAGGAGCACTGCTGCCCCCAAGGCTACACCTGTAATGTTGCCTCCCAGTCTTGTCAGAAGCTCATCATCCTGCCGCTGGAAACTGTCCCACTCACGCCGGTCTACCTGCCTGAGCATCAACGCCAGCCCAGTCCTTTAAAGGATATCCCATGTGACGAACACACCAGCTGCGAAGATGGAACAACCTGCTGCAGGATGTCCGCCACTACATGGGGCTGCTGTCCACTTCCTAATGTATGATTTATGGTAGTATCTTCAACCTTTAAAAGAAGAATTTAGCACTTTGAGAAGTACTTCTTTTTGCCAAGAATTGTATAAAAAAGCACAAGAAAGCAAATTTGGTCATGTGATAGATCTTTAACGAATCGTTTGCATCACAAAGCTCTAATAGAAAGTAGAAATATTGACTTTTTGCTTTGTATGTTACTTTGCATCCAAAAGCATAGTAGGTTAAATACGCTTCACCTACTGCAGCATTAAATCTCTACTTGCATAGACTTACACATTGAGGTACTGAAACAAAAGTAATGTGGTATTACTTTTGTCATTATTGCCCAATTTGCATATTGGTCAGAGTTGCAGCaggaagaggagacagaaaatagATGCCATATATTTGTCTCTATtttgacagcagcagtgaagcCACATTTACTTATGTACAGATTTTAGGTATTTCTACTCAGCAGCATTTCCTTTTTTGCTGCAATATACTAATAAACCATTTTGATTTAGAGGAAAACATGTTATACTATTTACAcgactacatttattttactcttTAAAGGTATTGAATATAAAACATTGGTTTATAACGATGTGGCACATTGCTCTAAATCAGACCAACCAACACTACACAGCTTTGAAATGCAGCTTACATGAtaatgcaaaaataataataatccaccaTTGAAACatatacaataatataatactGTTTTCTCCAAAGGCGGTGTGCTGCAGCGATATGAAATACTGCTGTCCCTCTGGCTACAGCTGTACCGAGGGTGGAACGTGCATCAAGGACACCAGACTGCACTGGTACAACTGGCAAATGTTCTCCAACAAAAAGGAAGCTCTACTTCTATGAAAACATCATCACTGCACTGCCATTAAGTACTGCTGTACTACTGTTGCACTAGTTGGGGATAATGTAAAGGGATTTCATAATAATTTTAAATGCTTTGTTCTTACAGTAGAGGATGTTGGTAAGTAATTAAAAGGAGACTGTGGAACTGAATTGCACTTTGGAGGTTACAAAGATCTGTGATCTTTGGATTTAAGTTTCTATCTACATGTATCTAATTCATATCTAACATATAATGTTCAGTTTATGAAGCCCCATGAAGTTAAACACTCCATAGTCAATATGATTTTATTCACTGCCATGTTGCACTCCTGTCCACTCCATGTTGCACTCCCTCTGTCAATAATCACAATTGTAATAATCTCTATCTGGGGAATAATGTAGGCAAACTGTTGTGTAATCCCACCTCACCATGAAggtttaagtttaagtttgtgttttctgttcagtctgacattttcatACATTCATAAATGTGCAGCGCTTTGTCTGAGTAGTTTGGTTTGAATTGAGAATTTCATGTGCCATCTTCCTGGAATGATAATTTGAAATCGGCAGGGTTTTAATTTTTTCACCTTTTGTTAATTTGGGATTGAACACATGACCATGGGTTATGCATGGGGCTGGGTTAAGAAATCAGACAGCTACCTTTCCTCTATAAAACCAATAAACAAGTGATGACATTACAACTTGTCAGATCATTCTTGATCTAAGATATCAACTGTCTTTATTACATACAATTTAGAAATAATTTGTTTCTTCCCATAAAATCACATTAATTCTAACAATATTTTACTTCAACAATTCCTTACTGCTGAAATAACAAGTAATGATTTGCTAAAATGCACTGCATTATTTGTTTGAATATTCTTTACAGGTTCCTTGTGGACGTATAATAAATGCTGAGCTCTAACATGGGAGAAAAGGAGGCATTTAAGGACAGTTAAGGACATTTTGAGGAATGCCTCTAATTTGATGTCAATAccatatagatagatagatagagtgacagatagatactttattcatcccgATGGGGGAAATTATATGGCTTCACCATGTGGAGGTGAGCATCaataattatataaacaaataattatattattactgTTTACTCTTACATACACTAAATGTCTTACTCTTATTTTGGTCAGAAGAGacagtttttttaatctttcaaaACACCGACAGAAGTAACACGATTACTCAACATACTGTTGCAGCAGCTGAGCATAAgcagtatttgtgttttacaaTTACAGTGTGAGTGGAGACGTGTTCCTTGCAGCTGCATTGTTTCATCTTTGTACTTTAAATCCACACTACAGTTCTAGACAGTATGAGGAAGGAGCTGATATCTGCACACTGgaataatataacaatatacTGTTACTGTCCAGCAGCATAAGTGTAATGGCagaacatgtaaaaaaaaccaaaaaaaaaacctgaacaaCAGTACAATAAATGTTTGATATGTCCCCAACGCCTATAAACAAAGTcaacacaacattaaaaaattatCTCAGTATAATGTAGCCCTCTGCAGTGTTACAAAAAAACATGCTCAATAAAAAATACACCCATCAGGCGCCTGGtacatttttaatcaaacaGAGCTGCCTATAGCGCCCCCTAGGGGTCATGGGGGTAGAATAGCAGACTAAGGTGAtatgttaatgtgaaaaatatttctgtcaaGTGATGGGGGGGAATAGGTaacttgacagaaaaaataGGTGGCCCAGGGGATTTAAAGCATGAGAATAACGTCTGGCAGCAGCCACACTATGACGTAAGTAGTGCCTACATAAGAAACatgctgaatttaaaaatatatatatattataaagaTTAACAATAAAATCATTTCTACTTTACTTAAATGAAAACGCTGACAAccgcttttattttgaagacagTCGTGCTGCTCTTCCGGTGTCGTCTCCGCTAAACTTCACGTGTGTCCGTCTCAGTTTGACGTAGGAATTATCCTTCCCAAGATGGCGATGCACCTGTTTCTCCGGGGGTAATCACTGTTGGCGTCTGCGCTAAAACAGAAACTCAGTCGTCTGGAGCGGGGTGTTAATAAACTGGCGCAGCGTCTCAACAGCTGGAGTCACCTCCGTCGTCCAATATGTCCACAGAGGAGCTGTCTGCCTCGGACAGCGAGGCTGTCTTTGCAGGCGCAGGGGAGCGGTGGGCTCCGGTTGGAGCTGTGGCAAGTCCCGAGGATGAGATCGGGAGCGGGAGCGCTGGCCATCCGAGGCAGAGAGGCTCGTCCTCGGCCACCGAGGAGGAAATGGCCGCCAGGCTGAGGAAGCTGGAAGAGGAGCAGGACTTGCTGAACTCCTCTCTGCTCGCACTCACCTCCCACTTTGCTCAGGTCCAGTTCCGACTGAAGCAGATAGTTCACGCCCAGAgcgaggagaaggagaggatgCTGGCCGAGCTGGAGGAGTTCGCTTTCAGGGGCTGCCCGCATGTTGTGGGCTGCAGAGCTCAGGATGCCAAGCAGCTGGAAAACTCGGTGAGGTTACCACAAGTAAAGCACCATGGTCCAAACACCAGGACCTGGTGACCGGTGTCAAAACCTCTTGAGGTAGAAAATCCCTAGTCCACTTAACATTAACATAGTACACATGTAGAACTGTAGTGGTTCTGTCAGTGGCTGCAGGTGTGTAACTGaaaagtgtgtgtcagtgtgggtCAACAGGGATATaagacatgcacatacatgcacctGGACACACAGATGGACACTCTATAGTCGCTTGAATGCACAGCtctaaatatactgtaacacATGTACTGTGGGTCTCTGTGGGGGCTGAGGTTTGTGATTAAAAGCTGATTAAAGTATGCTGGTTGCGTCACACCTGAGGCTGCTGCACCCACCTCTGTTTTGTTCCCAGAGATCTGTTATCTCGGTGGA
This genomic window from Mastacembelus armatus chromosome 8, fMasArm1.2, whole genome shotgun sequence contains:
- the grna gene encoding granulin a produces the protein MQSWVVICWTLLALVAADECPDGGRCDKRQTCCNNPADGYDCCPFEQAECCGDHMHCCPTGTICDTAKASCVNSTVSIPWVERASTDQPRHSKSFRMIKAYMGEENDNICPDQSQCPPEFSCLRALTRFGCCPLAQGVPCSDGKHCCPEGHQCSTDSRSCFKKELVTTVLCSDGVSECPDETTCSETPEGKWGCCPMPKAVCCEDKLHCCPEGSMCDVEHTKCISLSTRKELPMWAKLPARLRADWENQKNEQVTAQAIDNGGSGKTYKATTVNKLPFSEKEVSELSVTKAAGGNDVPCNETVGCPDGTTCCKTKDGQWACCPLPEAVCCEDFIHCCPKGKTCNLTAQTCEDGTSSVPWLEKVPTIPRLGVRAGDVQCDSTASCPDGTTCCKTKDGQWACCPLPEAVCCEDFIHCCPKGKKCNLTAQTCEDGTSSVPWLEKVPTIPRLGVRAGDVQCDSTASCPDGTTCCKTKDGQWACCPLPEAVCCEDFIHCCPKGKKCNLTAQTCEDSTSSVPWLEKVPTIPRQGVRAGDVQCDSTASCPDGTTCCKTKDGQWACCPLPEAVCCEDFIHCCPKGKKCNLTAQTCEDSTSSVPWLEKVPTIPRLGVRAGDVQCDSTASCPDGTTCCKTKDGQWACCPLPEAVCCEDFIHCCPKGKKCNLTAQTCEDSTSSVPWLEKVPTIPRLGVRAGDVQCDSTASCPDGTTCCKTKDGQWACCPLPEAVCCEDFIHCCPKGKKCNLTAQTCEDGTSSVPWLEKVPTIPRQGVRAGDVQCDSTASCPDGTTCCKTKDGQWACCPLPEAVCCEDFIHCCPKGKKCNLTAQTCEDGTSSVPWLEKVPTIPRQGVRAGDVQCDSTASCPDGTTCCKTKDGQWACCPLPEAVCCEDFIHCCPKGKKCNLTAQTCEDGTSSVPWLEKVPTIPRQGVRAGDVQCDSTASCPDGTTCCKTKDGQWACCPLPEAVCCEDFIHCCPKGKKCNLTAQTCEDGTSSEPWLEKVPTIPRQGVRAGDVQCDSTASCPDGTTCCKTKDGQWACCPLPEAVCCEDFIHCCPKGKKCNLTAQTCEDGTSSEPWLEKVPTIPRLGVRAGDVQCDSTASCPDGTTCCKTKDGQWACCPLPEAVCCDDHEHCCPSGTICDLSSLKCMNSSGTTPMKLKVPAFATAAPTTVATTTEGQVTSIMQTVEGEPDEKENKEVEGRIQCDDHTSCPQHTTCCYMSSAQKWGCCPLPHAVCCADGNHCCPTSYKCDELRTSCVKEEVVIPWYTKLPATTSVQPQPSSVQCDGLNQCPEHTSCCRLFTGEWGCCPLQNAVCCPDKEHCCPQGYTCNVASQSCQKLIILPLETVPLTPVYLPEHQRQPSPLKDIPCDEHTSCEDGTTCCRMSATTWGCCPLPNAVCCSDMKYCCPSGYSCTEGGTCIKDTRLHWYNWQMFSNKKEALLL